The Parolsenella catena region GCATCATCCCCGCGTCTGACGCGTCCGGCGCGCTGGCGAGGAAGTTCGCCGATGGCTGGGACCGCCTGCTCGAGCGCTCCCGCCGCCGTTAGGACCAAAAGGGACGGGTTACTTTGGTCCCGTCCTGTCCGATGCCGCCGGGACCAGATGAACCCGTCCCCTTTGGCGCCGCCGTTTGGACGTATATCCGAACGGCGGCGCCACTTTCTCAAATTGACGATTAATCAGTGCTCATTTGCGGGATAATCAAACCGCTATGAAGAGATATCACCCTCTGGCGATCGGGGAATTCGCCACGGGGTGATTTCGCGTGCTCGGGCATCCGCCAAGGTGGCGGAGGCGGCTCTTCTCGTCAAGCCCGCGCGTGACCTCGACAGAAGGAGAGGATATGGCACGTAAGTTCAAGTCTATGGACGGCAACGAGGCCGCTGCTTGGGTCTCGTACGCCTACACCGAGGTGGCGGGCATCTACCCGATCACGCCGTCCAGCCCGATGGCCGACCACGTCGACCAGTGGGCAGCCCAGGGCCTGAAGAACGTCTTCGGCACCCCCGTCAACGTGGTCGAGATGGAGTCCGAGGCTGGCGCGTCGGGTACCGTCCACGGCTCCCTTGGCGCCGGCGCCCTCACGACGACCTACACGGCGTCCCAGGGCCTGCTGCTCATGATCCCGAACATGTACAAGATCGCCGGCGAGGGCCTGCCGGGCGTGTTCCACGTCTCCGCCCGCTGCGTCGCCTCCCACGCGCTCAACATCTTCGGTGACCACTCCGACGTCATGGCCTGCCGCCAGACCGGCTTCGCCATGCTCGCCGAGGGCAACGTCCAGGAGGTCATGGACCTCTCGCCCGTCGCCCACCTCGCTGCCATCAAGGGCCGCGTGCCGTTCCTGAACTTCTTCGACGGCTTCCGCACCTCGCACGAGATCCAGAAGGTCGCCATGTGGGACTTCGACGACCTCAAGGACATGCTGGACATGGATGCCGTCCAGGCCTTCCGTGACCACGCCCTGAACCCCGAGCACCCGCACGCCCGTGGCTCCCACGAGAACGGCGACATCTTCTTCCAGCACCGTGAGGCCTGCAACACGGCCTACAACGAGCTGCCCGCCGTTGTCGAGGAGTACATGAACAAGATCAATGCCAAGCTCGGCACTGATTACGGCCTGTTCAACTACTACGGCGCCCCCGACGCCGACCGCGTGGTTGTCTGCATGGGCTCCTTCTGCGACGTCCTCGAGGAGGTCATCGACTACCTGAACGCCCACGGCGAGAAGGTCGGCCTCGTCAAGGTCCGCCTGTTCCGCCCGTTCTCCATCAAGCACTTCGTCGACGTGCTCCCCGAGACGGTCAAGAAGATCGCCGTCATGGACCGCACCAAGGAGCCGGGCTCCATCGGCGAGCCGCTCTACCAGGACGTCGTGACTGCCCTCTACGAGGCCGGCAAGACCGACATCCTCGTCTCCGGCGGCCGCTACGGCCTCGGCAGCAAGGACACGCCGCCCGCGTCTGCCTTCGCCGTGTTCGAGGAGCTCAAGAAGGACGAGCCCAAGCGCGAGTTCACCATCGGCATCAACGACGATGTCACGCACCTCAGCCTCCCCGAGGACGAGGACGCGCCTAACACCGCTGACCCGAGCACCATCGAGTGCAAGTTCTGGGGTCTCGGCGGCGACGGCACCGTTGGCGCCAACAAGAACTCCATCAAGATCATCGGCGACCACACGGACAAGTACGTCCAGGCCTACTTCCAGTACGACTCCAAGAAGACCGGCGGCGTCACCACCTCGCACCTGCGCTTCGGTGACTCCCCGATTCGCTCGCCGTACTACGTCACGAAGGCCGACTTCGTGGCCTGCCACAACCCCTCCTACATCGTCAAGGGCTTCAAGATGGTCCGCGACGTCAAGCCGGGCGGCACGTTCCTCGTGAACTGCCAGTGGTCCGACGAGGAGTTCGCCGAGCACCTGCCGGCCGTGGCCAAGCGCTACATCGCCAAGAACAACGTGAACGTCTACCTCATCGACGCCATCGACCTGGCCGCCAAGGTGGGCATGGGCAAGCGCACGAACACCGTGCTCCAGTCTGCCTTCTTCGCCCTGGCCAAGGTCCTGCCTGCCGAGGATGCCCTCCAGTACATGAAGGACGCCGCCACTAAGTCCTACATGAAGAAGGGCCAGGCCATCGTCGACGCCAACCACAAGGCCATCGACGCCGGCGCCACCGCCTTCCACAAGTTCGAGGTGCCTGCTGACTGGGCCACTGCCGAGGACAAGCCGTCCGAGCTCTCCATCGAGGGCCGCGCCGCCATCGTCGAGCAGGTCAAGAACCTCCTCGAGCCCATCAACCGCATGGATGGCGACTCCCTGCCCGTCTCCGCGTTCGAGAAGCACGTCGACGGCCAGTGGGAGCTCGGCGCCTCTCAGTACGAGAAGCGCGGGGTTGCCGTCATGGTTCCGCACTGGGACGAGACCAAGTGCATCCAGTGCAACCAGTGCTCCTATGTCTGCCCGCACGCCACGATTCGCCCGATCGCCCTCACGGCTGACGAGGCTGCCGCGGCTCCTGAGAACATGCGCATGATCGACGCCAAGGGCAAGGGTGCCGACGGCCTCAAGTTCGCCATCGCCGTGTCCCCGCTCGACTGCATGGGCTGCTACAACTGCGTGACGGCCTGCCCGAAGGACGCCCTCACCATGGTCCCGCAGGAGGAGGAGCTCGACCAGGCTCCCGTCTGGGACTACGCCGTCAACAAGGTCTCCGAGAAGAAGGAGCTCGTTGCCGCCAACGTCAAGGGCAGCCAGTTCGCCAAGCCGTACCTCGAGTTCTCCGGCTCCTGCGCCGGCTGCGCCGAGACCGCTTACGCGCGCCTCGTCACCCAGGTCTGCGGCGACCGCATGTTCATCTCCAACGCCACCGGCTGCTCCTCCATCTGGGGCAACCCCGCTGCCACCTCGCCCTACACGGTTAACGCCGAGGGCCACGGCCCGGCCTGGAACAACTCCCTGTTCGAGGACAACGCTGAGCACGGCCTCGGCTTCGCCGTGGGTTACGCTGCTGTCCAGGACAAGCTCGTCGCTCAGACGAAGGCCCTGCTCGAGGGTGACGCCTCTGACGCTCTGAAGACCGCTGCCACCGCCTGGCTCGAGAACCGCAACGACACCGAGGGCTCCAAGACCACGGCCGCTGCCTACGTCGCCGAGCTCGAGAAGTGCGGCTGCGATGCTGCCAAGGCCATCCTCGCCGACAAGGCTTACCTCACCAAGAAGTCCTTCTGGATCTTCGGCGGCGACGGCTGGGCCTATGACATCGGCTTCGGCGGCCTGGACCACGTCCTGGCTTCCAACCACAACGTCAACGTCTTCGTCTTCGACACCGAGGTCTACTCCAACACGGGCGGCCAGGCCTCCAAGGCCTCTAACCTCGGCCAGGTCGCGCAGTTCGCTGCCGCCGGCAAGGTGACCAAGAAGAAGTCCCTCGCCGAGATCGAGATGTCCTACGGCTACGTCTATGTCGCCCAGGTCGCCATGGGTGCCAACCCCGCGCAGACGCTCAAGGCCATCACCGAGGCCGAGGCCTACGACGGCCCGTCCCTGGTCATCGGCTACAGCCCCTGCGAGATGCACTCCATCAAGAAGGGCGGCATGATGCACTGCCAGGAGGAGATGAAGAAGGCCGTCGATTGCGGCTACTGGAACCTCTTCCGCTTCAACCCGGCTGCGCCGGAGGGCAAGAAGTTCTCGCTCGACTCCAAGGAGCCGGCTGGCGGCTACCAGGAGTTCCTCATGAACGAGGCCCGCTACGCCTCGCTCACGCGTTCGTTCCCCGAGCGCGCCAAGGAGCTCTTCGCCGAGAACGAGCAGGCTGCCATGGAGCGCTACGCTCACCTGCTCAAGCTCAAGGCCCTCTACAACGAGGCCTAGTCACGAGCGCCATCTAGTTCGCTGAGCTAGGAAGGGCCCGTCCCAGACTCTGGGGCGGGCCCTTTTGCATTCGAGGCGGCTATGGGTTTGCGAGCATTTGCCGAAGCGTGGCATGGCGATGGGGTGAACGAAATTCTCGAATCAAGGAAAAATATCGCCGGCCATGAATGCTGGCTCAGTTGCTTCGGCGAGCGGCGGATTTTCCCCGGTGGGGTAGAATGTCATTACGTATTGGGGGAGGGGCCGCCACGCGGCGGATTCGGCAGGGTCATGACTTGGGCGGGCGGCCCTCTCCACGAGCCTTTGGGCGGCGCATAGCATGAATCCCGCCATAGTCATACCTACCTATTGGGCAAATGACCCGTCACAGCCCGGCGTGTACGATCACGCGACGGCCGTAGACGAGCCGTTGCCCGAGCTTGCGCGCTGTCTGGACTCGCTCGATGACGTCTGCGGCGTCATCCGCGTCATCGTCCTGCTCGTGGCGCCGCCAGAGGCCGAGGCCTCGGCGCGCGCCCGCATCCAGGCCATCGTCCGCGAGCATGCGGACCTAAACCCGCTGGTCATCGGCTCGGGTGAGGCACGCCTCATCGCGGGGCGCATCGAGACGCTCTGCCCGGGGTTCTCGGGAGAGTTTGCGTCACTGCGCGGCTACGGGTCCATTCGCAACATGGGGCTTGTCGCGTGCGCGATGCTCGGGCATGACGTCGCCGTCTTCATGGATGACGACGAGGTTACGCTCTCGCCGGACTTTCTCGTTGACGCGGTGTATGGCTTGGGCCGGCTCACGCGTCAGGACCTCAAGATCCTGGCCAAGACGGGGCATTTCGTGGACGAGAACGGCTCCCATCTCGCGGACGTCTCGCGCCCCAAGTTCTGGGAGCACTGGTGGTCGAAGCGCCGTGAGTTCAACGAGTGGATGTCCGGTGCCCTCGAGGGTTCGCGGATCAAGCGCTCGAACTATGTGTGCGGAGGCTGCATGACCGTGCACGCGGCGGCGTTCTCTCGCGTGCCCTTTGACCCGTGGATCACGCGTGGCGAGGACCTCGACTACCTGATGAACCTGCGGATGGCCGGCTTCGAGATGTGGTTCGACCGCCAGTGGTACGTAAGGCACCTGCCGCCGACGACGCCAGATGCCCCCAACCGCTTCCTGCAAGACGTCTATCGCTGGATCTACGAGCGCGCCAAGCTTGACTTTTGCGCGCGTCGCCCCAGCCTTCGCCGGGTGACGGCGGACTCGCTCATGCCCTATCCGGGAAAGTGGCTCACGGCAGAGCTGGACGAGCGCATCTCGCGCACGGCACTCGCCCGCGCCATCGCGGGGCCCGAGAGGGCGGCCTACCTGAGGACCTGGCGGCGTGGCCGGGCGGACGCCTATGCGTATGCCGCGGCAAATGCGGAGAACTACGCCCGGCTCCTGAGCTTCTGGCCGAGCGTCGTGGACGAGATTTGGGACGACGAGCGCCTGGCCTCTGCCGTCCTCGAGATGTCATCCGGGCGAGACGAGGGCCCCGACCCCACCTCGCCTGCCACCGAGAAAGGAGTGGGAGCTTGAGCCCCAACCGCCTGAACGGTCGCCTCTCGCGACTCGACGACGTCCGCAGCTCGCAGGCAACCGAGCGGATCCTCGGCCTTGCGTCAAAGACGCTCGACCTCATGCGCTCTGGCCTTACCAGGCAGAGCTGCCAGGACGTTTGCCGCCTGCTGCTTCCCGAGACGACCGCCATCGCCGTCGCCATGACAGACACGGAGCGCGTGCTTGCCTACGAGGGCGCGCTTGCGGCGGACTTCCCGCCTGGCAGCCCCATTCACACGGCCGCCACGCTCGAGGTGCTCCAGAGCGGCAAGCTCGGGCTCTTCCAGGCGCGAGGCGAGGGTGACGATGCGTCCTCCGAGCTGCCCCGCACTGTGCGTGGCGGCATCGTGGTGCCGCTGAACGTGCAGGATCGCCCCCACGGCACCATCAAGTTCTACTATCGCTCGCCGGCCGACATTGATCGCAGCCAGCTTGCCATCGCGCGTGGCTTTGGCCAGCTGCTCTCGACGCAGCTCTCTACCCACGAGCTCGACCGTCAGGCCGAACTTACGGCAAAGGCCGAGGTAAAGGCTCTGCAGGCTCAGATCAACCCGCACTTTTTGTTCAACACGATCAATACGATCGCTGCGCTTACGCGCACGGACCCGGCGCAGGCGCGCAACCTCCTGCGCGAGTTCGCCGTGTTCTATCGTCAGACGCTCGAGAGCTCGGACCAGCTGATCCCGCTTGCCCGTGAGCTCGAGCAGACGCGTCGCTACCTGCGCTTCGAGCACGCTCGCTTTGGCCAGGACCGCATCCTCGAGCGCGAGCACGTGGGCGTGGGCTGCGGCGAGGTGCTCGTGCCGGCCTTCATCGTCCAGCCCATCGTGGAGAACGCCGTCCGCCATGCCATGCGAGACGAGGGGCCGCTCCACATCGACATTCGCGCGGACGTGGACGAGGGTGACGTGCTCATTGCCGTGGCCGACGACGGCCTGGGCATGGACGAGCAGACGGTTGCCATGCTGCGCGATGGCATTGAAGGAAACCGGGGTTCCGGCTGCTCGAGCGATGAAAAGGGAACCGGGATTGCTTTGAGAAATGTTGCAGAGCGTCTCGAGAGGTTCTATGGTTTTGGGTCGGGCATCGATATTATGTCGAAGCCCGGCGAGGGCACGTGTGTGACGCTGCGTCTTGCCCACACTGCCGCTCACAACGAATAACGAGGATGTGCTTGTATGCTGCGTGCCATGATTGTTGACGACGAGGCCCCCGCTCGCTCCGAGCTGCGCTTCCTGCTCGAGGAGACCGGTCGCGTCGACGCGATCGTCGAGGCCTCGAGCGCCCGCGACGCCGTCGAGAAGCTGATGGACGGTCGTCCAGACGTGCTCTTTCTCGACGTCTCCATGCCCAAGACGAACGGCATGCAGCTCGCCGAGGCGCTCCACAAGCTCAAGAACCCGCCTGCGGTCGTCTTCGTGACGGCGTACAGCGAATACGCCCTCGAGGCGTTTGACGTCGATGCCGTGGACTACCTGATGAAGCCCGTCGAGACCGAGCGCCTCGAGCATGCGCTCGACAAGGTCATCGCCCGTGGCAAGGGCAACTCCGCCCCCTCCGCCCCCGCCGAGCGCATTCCGGTCGAGAAGGGCGGGCGCAAGGTGCTCGTTCCCATTGACCAGATCCGCTACATCGAGGCCAAGGACGACTACTCCTGTATCTACACGGACACGGACCGCTACCTGTCCGTCATCTCGCTCGCCCAGCTTGAGGCAAAGCTCTCCCCGCACGGCTTCTTCCGCGTTCACCGTGGCTACATCGTTAACCTGCAGTACGTGGAGGACGTCGAAGTGGTCTCGAGCGGCGTGATGCAGCTGGGCATCCAGGGCGTCGAGGGCAAGAAGATCTCCGTCTCGCGTCGCCGCGTCGTGCAGCTCAAGCGCGCGCTGGGGCTGTAACGAACGCGCAGACGCATCGCATCTACCGGGGCCGGCGCTTGTCGGCCCCGTTTTTGTTGCGCGGTCTGGGCGGATTACGTGGCAGGTATAATCGAGCGCGTTAATCCGGCGATAGGGGGGCAGCCATGGCGGGCAAGCGCATCGACGTTCTGAGTGACACGCACGGCAGGCTCTCGAACGAGGTGCTCGACGCGCTGGACGGCTGCGACCTCATCGTCCACGCCGGCGACATCACGTCCGACGAGGACTTCGTGACGCTCGGTGCCCTGGCGCCGCTGCGCCTGTGCCTGGGCAACAACGACTGGGCGGGCGAGTACGGCCCCGAGGTGACGCGCAAGGTGCGCTTTGAGTACGAGGGCCTCCAGTTCTGCGTCTGCCACTATCGCCAGGACCTCACGGGCGAGCGCTTCGATGTGGGCGTGTTTGGCCACACGCA contains the following coding sequences:
- the nifJ gene encoding pyruvate:ferredoxin (flavodoxin) oxidoreductase — protein: MARKFKSMDGNEAAAWVSYAYTEVAGIYPITPSSPMADHVDQWAAQGLKNVFGTPVNVVEMESEAGASGTVHGSLGAGALTTTYTASQGLLLMIPNMYKIAGEGLPGVFHVSARCVASHALNIFGDHSDVMACRQTGFAMLAEGNVQEVMDLSPVAHLAAIKGRVPFLNFFDGFRTSHEIQKVAMWDFDDLKDMLDMDAVQAFRDHALNPEHPHARGSHENGDIFFQHREACNTAYNELPAVVEEYMNKINAKLGTDYGLFNYYGAPDADRVVVCMGSFCDVLEEVIDYLNAHGEKVGLVKVRLFRPFSIKHFVDVLPETVKKIAVMDRTKEPGSIGEPLYQDVVTALYEAGKTDILVSGGRYGLGSKDTPPASAFAVFEELKKDEPKREFTIGINDDVTHLSLPEDEDAPNTADPSTIECKFWGLGGDGTVGANKNSIKIIGDHTDKYVQAYFQYDSKKTGGVTTSHLRFGDSPIRSPYYVTKADFVACHNPSYIVKGFKMVRDVKPGGTFLVNCQWSDEEFAEHLPAVAKRYIAKNNVNVYLIDAIDLAAKVGMGKRTNTVLQSAFFALAKVLPAEDALQYMKDAATKSYMKKGQAIVDANHKAIDAGATAFHKFEVPADWATAEDKPSELSIEGRAAIVEQVKNLLEPINRMDGDSLPVSAFEKHVDGQWELGASQYEKRGVAVMVPHWDETKCIQCNQCSYVCPHATIRPIALTADEAAAAPENMRMIDAKGKGADGLKFAIAVSPLDCMGCYNCVTACPKDALTMVPQEEELDQAPVWDYAVNKVSEKKELVAANVKGSQFAKPYLEFSGSCAGCAETAYARLVTQVCGDRMFISNATGCSSIWGNPAATSPYTVNAEGHGPAWNNSLFEDNAEHGLGFAVGYAAVQDKLVAQTKALLEGDASDALKTAATAWLENRNDTEGSKTTAAAYVAELEKCGCDAAKAILADKAYLTKKSFWIFGGDGWAYDIGFGGLDHVLASNHNVNVFVFDTEVYSNTGGQASKASNLGQVAQFAAAGKVTKKKSLAEIEMSYGYVYVAQVAMGANPAQTLKAITEAEAYDGPSLVIGYSPCEMHSIKKGGMMHCQEEMKKAVDCGYWNLFRFNPAAPEGKKFSLDSKEPAGGYQEFLMNEARYASLTRSFPERAKELFAENEQAAMERYAHLLKLKALYNEA
- a CDS encoding glycosyltransferase, with amino-acid sequence MNPAIVIPTYWANDPSQPGVYDHATAVDEPLPELARCLDSLDDVCGVIRVIVLLVAPPEAEASARARIQAIVREHADLNPLVIGSGEARLIAGRIETLCPGFSGEFASLRGYGSIRNMGLVACAMLGHDVAVFMDDDEVTLSPDFLVDAVYGLGRLTRQDLKILAKTGHFVDENGSHLADVSRPKFWEHWWSKRREFNEWMSGALEGSRIKRSNYVCGGCMTVHAAAFSRVPFDPWITRGEDLDYLMNLRMAGFEMWFDRQWYVRHLPPTTPDAPNRFLQDVYRWIYERAKLDFCARRPSLRRVTADSLMPYPGKWLTAELDERISRTALARAIAGPERAAYLRTWRRGRADAYAYAAANAENYARLLSFWPSVVDEIWDDERLASAVLEMSSGRDEGPDPTSPATEKGVGA
- a CDS encoding histidine kinase, encoding MSPNRLNGRLSRLDDVRSSQATERILGLASKTLDLMRSGLTRQSCQDVCRLLLPETTAIAVAMTDTERVLAYEGALAADFPPGSPIHTAATLEVLQSGKLGLFQARGEGDDASSELPRTVRGGIVVPLNVQDRPHGTIKFYYRSPADIDRSQLAIARGFGQLLSTQLSTHELDRQAELTAKAEVKALQAQINPHFLFNTINTIAALTRTDPAQARNLLREFAVFYRQTLESSDQLIPLARELEQTRRYLRFEHARFGQDRILEREHVGVGCGEVLVPAFIVQPIVENAVRHAMRDEGPLHIDIRADVDEGDVLIAVADDGLGMDEQTVAMLRDGIEGNRGSGCSSDEKGTGIALRNVAERLERFYGFGSGIDIMSKPGEGTCVTLRLAHTAAHNE
- a CDS encoding LytR/AlgR family response regulator transcription factor → MLRAMIVDDEAPARSELRFLLEETGRVDAIVEASSARDAVEKLMDGRPDVLFLDVSMPKTNGMQLAEALHKLKNPPAVVFVTAYSEYALEAFDVDAVDYLMKPVETERLEHALDKVIARGKGNSAPSAPAERIPVEKGGRKVLVPIDQIRYIEAKDDYSCIYTDTDRYLSVISLAQLEAKLSPHGFFRVHRGYIVNLQYVEDVEVVSSGVMQLGIQGVEGKKISVSRRRVVQLKRALGL
- a CDS encoding metallophosphoesterase family protein, whose product is MAGKRIDVLSDTHGRLSNEVLDALDGCDLIVHAGDITSDEDFVTLGALAPLRLCLGNNDWAGEYGPEVTRKVRFEYEGLQFCVCHYRQDLTGERFDVGVFGHTHVPERDTLGNGSLVMNPGSPTFPRSSSGPTMGRIYVEDGRVLSSEIIKLGDGEDRGWGRSFFAGW